tgtacataattacaATCCTGTGAGTCCTGCTGTGTGCCAACCATAATGAAACTTGACATTTCACAATCTTATAGAAATTGTGCCAAAACATTACAATACAGttcaatttataaatattcacCAGGCATTTAAAAATGGAGAGCTTCTTTAAACCCGTTGTATATATGCATCGcctatactttgaccttgaaCAATACATGGAGGTAATTTGAAATCCGAGTCTGGCGTGACGAACATCGCAAAATTCAATAGCTacctaattatttttttttcaaaaaacatCTGAACGTAATGATGATGGTATATCTGTGTTGAATATTTTCAGTTTAGAAATGACTATTtgtgtaaaacaatatttgtgtagcaatatttgtgtaaaacaatatctgtgtaaaattatacaaattatattataaatattatcaaCCACTTGTATTTAATTCCCCAAACACTCCATTACAATTCCAACACAACAATGAGGTATCTTAGATTGCCGGATGTCAGAATCACGATTAAGTATGCTCCATTTATTCTGGTATTGAAGTTATGTATATTATTTAGTAATAGGAAATGGTGAATGCATATAACATTATCAttgtttatcacataactatcccgtccagccatgtcatagaTATCTAAGTCACATGTGTATTAACACTAATATGACGTCTCaagtagttttgacgtcataatctatatatgacgtcgcatgattgtagGGGTTCTGCTGTTCTATATTTATAGAGACGAAATTGAAAATTTCGCTTATATTTTTATTagtaaaagttatgtgataaatataaccttacactcgtgactatttaatatgaaatttatcaaacatgttaaataatttgatatgccacttgCCTTATCAAATtgttgaactcgtttgataaattccatagccgcacatgtaagatcctatattttAATCAGCACACTTGTgcatatatatagttatttacGTTTGCCAAGTTCAGGAATCTCGGCAGTATTGAAACatgattaattataaacatCTTTGTTTATTACTAAAATCAGGTGTTGACGAACTTGTTAATTCCTTCCAATGTGCACGTTAAAATTCGCATGTGATTAATCTTTGTTGtcttatataatgatacatttgtAAGATCTCGATGTAAGAAATCTGACTGTGTAATCTGATGTGATGGCATATTTTATTTACTAGAGTTACTTTCCTTTGTTTACACTCCgtctgcatattacagagttagctcccttgcgggtaggtatccattttttttgagcgcaattcacgtcgttttctcagaaatgtatgacgttacgctcgcaaacacatgatgtcacaatcaatacctacccgcaaagacagataactctgtattatgcaaatacagaatacgcCTTTTACTTGTTTGAATATTAAAGATTTCTAGACGACAGATAAAATTTTGAAGAAGCGGTATAAGGCAGTCATTGACGATGGTGTATTGGGACAGTCAAAAAGTGTTTAAACATTTTACTCTAAATGTTAAGGGTTTTTCATGATCTAATTCAATAAACACGGTACTTGTATTGGAAAAGTGATTGAACAGTTTTATCTAAATGTAAAGAGTTTTTTCATTATCTTATTCAATACACATGGTACGAACTAAgcaaataaaacttgtattgagTCCTACTCTCTTCCTTCTGATTGCAaccttttgttttttttctgtaattacATGGTATTTTTTAGAAAACATGTCCCGACTTTAAAACTTTCTTCGTAAAAGATCATTTTTGCGGAAATTAAgacattatgaaaaataaacgaTATCCCCATTTGTTGAGacacaaacatttatacatagaATTTCACAATAAAACATTATGCCATAATTAATGTTTCACTAAATCATCGATATGCAAGTGTTTATCAGGGTATATTTGATagcaatgttttattttattgtgataaatacaattatttaacTAACTATGAAACTGTACCGGAGCTAAATTTTGATCAGATAAATCTACTGAATGTTACATAGAATCAAGAATTTTTTCTTATACTTACATCAATGTAACagtttgaatattttgaaacCAGTACATTCTGTTACGAATAACAACGGAAACTGAAAACTGATAGCGGTATAGGTAGATAGTCAGTGTTATGGTAGGCAGGTGTATTAAGTACACATAGGTATAGGTTCCATACAATAAATAACGGCAATCAGTACATTTATATTAAACGTCCACAACTCGACGTTGAAGGATTCAAAACCTCACTCACAGACGATTGAAGTACTACAAAGAATCAGTACATAAGTGTATTATAAGCTTATCCTATAATCACTCAACGCGATGTGTCTGAGTACACAACCTCTGTTATATAGGTCTCCTcataaattatcaataatacTAACGTAAATGCAATATCTATAATTGCGAGTTATTTTATGTAGCAGTTGTACTTCCCTTCAAGTCTGACATTAgaatttatcaataaatattttttttaccaaaacgAAGATATCGtcaaatcaaaaacaaattgtcAACAGCttgaacaaaatattatatttttagtCTAAAGACACGTACGGTATTGTCGTTCGCATTCAATCATCCGTTTTGGTGATCATGAATTCAACAAGTTATCTATTTTAAGTTATTCCATCAACACACAATGACAAGCTATTAGAAAAACAACCGTGTGTAAATGATTTTATGATATACTTATGAATAGCAATGGCCACGTATAGCATTTGTGGCGATAAAGTTTGTGTTTATCTGGATCCAAATAGTTTAGTTGTGTGCAGGCAAATAGATATGACTTTTAGTGTTTTTACGTACCGTTTTGATTTAAGATTGACTTCCATCAACTTTAATGTTTGGTttgagatttttgtgttatagaAGTATTACATAACtctatttttgtgttatagaaatattacataaatctaTTCtaagttaatccttataattcaattaaaataattaaattctaAATTTTGTGTACTTAGAGTTGAATGCTACAATAAGCAGAATTAGTTGACATGCAAATACAATAAGCAGAATCGAGTTACAATACAATAAGCAGAATTAGAGTTGACATGCAAATACAATAAGCAGAATTAGAGTTTGACATGCAAATAAATAAGCAGATTAAGCAGAATAGAATTAGTTGACATGCAAATACAATAAGCAGAATTAGAGTTGACATGCAAATAAATAAGCAGAATTAGAGTTGACATGCAAATAAATAAGCAGAATTAGAGTTGACATGCAAATACAATAAGCAGAATTAGAGTTGACATGCAAATACAATAAGCAGAATTAGAGTTGACATGCAAATACAATAAGCAGAATTAGAGTTGACATGCAAATACAATAAGCAGAATTAGAGTTGACATGCAATACATGACCCTTGGgttagaatatccctatccttcatatctacatatgaaagagttatatATTAGTAAACTTTATccttattgatattttatcagaTGACGAGTCCGCCTTGTTTAATCCGTATTGTACGAGTCACACATTGACGGAATGGATCAGGAAAAAATGTCACTGTGAAGACGACAGTAAGTATAAAAACATCTATCTCACCTATTTCcgattaatttcaatattcacaaacatatgtatttgttttagtACCAAAGTTATCTAGCAACTCGGTTAATATCTTAAGGGCCATGACCCCAGCTCTGACAAAAAGTTATAATACACATAATATTTACTTGTGTAAGATCATAACAAGAGACCCTAGttttttacaggtaaatattgtgACCCTagttttacaggtaaatattgtgACCCTagttttacaggtaaatattgtgACCCTagttttacaggtaaatattgtgTCCCTAGTCTTGCAGGAAAATATTGTGACCCTAGTCTTACAGGTTAAATATTGTGACCCTAgttttacaggtaaaatattgtGACCCTAgttttacaggtaaaatattgtGACCCTagttttacaggtaaatattgtgaacctagttttacaggtaaatattgtgACCCTagttttacaggtaaatattatgaGCCTAGTtttaaaggtaaatattgtgaccctagttttacaggtaaatattatgaCCCTAGtcttacaggtaaatattgttATTGTGACCCTAGtcttacaggtaaatattgttATTGTGACCCTAGtcttacaggtaaatattgtgACCCTagttttacaggtaaatatcgTGACCCTagttttacaggtaaatatcgTGACCCTagttttacaggtaaatattatgagtctagttttacatgtaaatattgtgaCCTTAGtcttacaggtaaatattgtgACCCTAGTTTTACAGGTACACCTGTAAATATTGTGACCCTAGTTTTACAGGTAAACATTGTGACCAtagttttacaaataaatattgtgaccctagttttacaggtaaatattgtgACCCTagttttacaggtaaatattgtgACCCTagttttacaggtaaatattgtgACCCTAGTTTTACAGGTAAACATTGTGACCCTagttttacaaataattaatgtccctagttttacaggtaaatattttgACCCTggttttacaggtaaatattgtgACCCTagttttacaggtaaatattgtgACCCTagttttacaggtaaatattgtgACCCTAGttttatttacaggtaaatattgtgTAACTATTcctacatataaatattatgtattacAATGTTTTTGTCAGAGGCGGAGGCCATAGCCTTAAAGGATCTTTCGCCTACAAATAAGTTCAATCTCATATTGTAGTGCtaatgcaatatatattttaataagtAGCTTTAACTTCTTTAAAAGCTAGTTACCatatatgtaaccctggtcattactagccgcaatataccgctcggctagagagaacttctctttagctcgatcggttgagcgtcagactagtaatccagaggtcccgagttcgatccctggcagaggcaggtattaaatgtattgtaaattctgcaccctgttacatataAACGATATTTTATGATTAGTATGCAATCATTGCTAGCAATAATCAATGAAAATAAGAAGGTAATCCCCCTGATGCCTCTGAAATGAGCTTGTATTCACTCTTCTCTCTAACCATACAAGTGTGCATCTTATAGCCTAGTGCAAATAGAAGCTTGCTAAATACACAGATACAGATCAAAGGGTAACCAGGTTACCGTTCTCTTTTGACGAATCTTATTTAGCAGGGTCTTTTTTCAAGAGCATGCACTGCACACTAGGAAGGATAAATAAGAGCGGAGCTAGTACAGGCGTTCATTTCAGTGGCATCCGACATGCACTTTACATGttctatttctatatttttaaatatacctTATTGTGAAAACTGAAGACTTCAACAAAACAAAGTGAAAGTAAATTTATGCTGTCAAAAGCATAATGGTTAATCACATGATACcttgtatactgtaaaacaactttctttcgcgtgcaaTTTACTTTTTGCAAATTTCGTGAATTTTATGATTGCGAATTAACATGAACATCGTTTAAATTGGTAGGAATTTCCACTAAATGTTTAAACCTGCAAATTTTAATCtttgcgaacttgttttgaaatgaaaatcgcgaattttataaatttcaatacTAGTATTCATTGTATTTATAATTCGTTggaaattattgtttttgacaGTTACAATTGACCTAGTTGACCTTGAAGGACAGGTTAAGAACCTCCCAACCCGACCTAAGGACTACGCCAGCGAAATGGTGACTGGCAGGGAGACATACGTACTTATACGGGTCGAACGTAAGTAAATAAGGATtgaagtattgttatttttttcgtcGTACATGCATGTCATTTTTTTCGTCGTACATGCATGTCACCTTAGTGGTATTaaatggctacccatgcaatataacttcgctCACCTTGTTTGTAATGCCaaaaaatgttctgaatacaggttcattgttccttttctgaaggaatttagaTATTTACGTAGTACCTCTAATTTTCCAATTGGGTTCCACTCATTCTGCTTCAGAGGGTCAcagccaaaattgatacaaattctgTTTCCCATCCgcatccatgcagaactcttttgactagtagcgattgaaaggattaacctctattttccctattgggccccacccctcctgcccccgggggtcagagccaaaatgtatacaaaatttgttgccctttccccaaggaagtttgtgaccaaatttgattacaatacaTCTAgagctctatgactagtagcgattgaaaggaaatgttgacggacggacgacgaacactgcgccatgacataagcttacCAGCTCTTCAGACCAAATGATCTAAAAACGTAATTTGCGTTAAAATAACACGCAGTTTTCATatatatggagaattgacttgtaGTTGCGGTTTTCatcgattttatttttcaaaatggcgggatatcatATAATTGTAAAACTTTGataaaacgtcgtggtatgagATAAAAAGAAAATGCTCTTGACATGTtgatatgaagaatagggatattctaccttctgggtcacaaaatgttgtatcTTATGGAGCAATAATACTGAACAACTATATAACAAGTAATCCTTGGATGAAGACGACTTTCTTTAAAAGATAATGCTATTTCTTTTCTAAGAAAACAAAGCCACGAAATCCCACTCTTTTTTAATTTCGTGACATGTTTTACGGAATTAGTACGCCGTTATATCGACCAATTTGAAGTGACGTTACAAATGGCAGCGTCATATTGTACGTTATGAGATGATAAAAAATAAGCCAATGAAAAATCacgttacaagcaaaattgaattatgtaAACATTAAACGTGCCTACGGCCGACTGAATGCCTCCAGATGTCGTGTTCACAATCCCCATTAAATAACAGCGTCCGAGTCGAGATGGTGATTAAGTACAACACATACTCTAATGTACGAATAATAAGTCAATTAGGCCATGCATTAAATCAATAGCAACCGTGATTACCATAAAAGCTAGGTTTCGCAATCAATTAGGTCCCTTCGAAAAATACACAAATTATCCCTCAAGATTTTTAATGGCGTCCTTTTATCGAAAAATTGATTCTGTTTATGCATGGCTCTGCAATATTAGCAATGCGGCCCTCGTCAGGTCCTTCCGGAACCGTCCGGAACCATATTACATTTAATCTATTGTGTATTGAAGTTTCTCGAATCAATATTTGACAACAATTACCAAATATTGATTGTACCCGGAGTACTCAGAAATACATACTGAAATTCAGCATTGAGAGGGGAAATATCATTGAATATGCTTTAGCCAAGTGAATACATCGACTTCCACTATTGAATTGATGAATTGATTAAGTTCTATTCTGATGTATGAATTGATACAAACACAATTATTCCcattaatttgaatttcaatTAAAAGCTGACAACAGGTCAGAGGTATATCCTGATCATACAACAGCAGTCACACACGGAATACCACCGATATGACACATAACAGGCTAACAGCCATATAGAGCTATGCTTGTGTGGGGCTATGTCATAATGATTGATAGACTATTTCATCCACTTTtggtgagacaggagaatctcatcCAGAGGGATAAAAGCAAGTTGTCATACACGAGGTTTGCGTACGAAGCTTGCCTCGTGCTGAACAGCTTAGAATTttatcccgagggttgagatcAACTGTCTTACCCCAAAGAGAGTAAATGATTCGTTTTGTCTTGCTCAGTATACCATATTGTGTCAATAAGAGCATCTCACCAATGCAAGCAACGATTGACGATCTTATAATGTCGTCGGCGTTGTTTTGACGTAATTACATTGCCATGCTTCTTCTACCGCGACGTCATGACAGTGTTGTCGCAACGTCATGCATCAGTTAAGAGCGTTCAAGGATCTCATGTGACTTCCATTCACCCTAACGCGAGATAGACACACCGGTAAAATTGTGGATATCCCTATCAGGggtaagaaaataaaaattttcatCCTCTTCGAGATGAAACAGGATGCCTCAACCCAAACAGTGTGATTGGTTGTCAAACACGAGACCGAGATAGGAAAAACCTCACACCGGTAAAATTGCAGATATTCCTGTCCAGGTTAAGAGCAATTGTTCTCCGAGTCACTCATTATTGGTAAAGtattaattttgatgtattttatcATATGTTTCAGGTTGCAATGACGGGAAGTTTAGTTACACCTCACTACTTAATAATCTGGCGGAGGTCAACCCCGAACTGAGCGGTAAGGTCCCACAAATACTACCAATATTCTACTCCACAAACACTTATATACAGATTGCCAGATAGGGATGCTGCCAAAGACAACGCAAAACGCCAGTGACACACAATTTGTCTCATCAAGtgtatttaattataatatataaaatgggAAGATGAAATGGAAacgtgtttctttttttttctttttttgtacaAAGCGACATTTCTGTGACAATTGTcccatatttgtttacattgaaATAGTTTAGTAACATCGTCCAGTTGATATAGATATCATCTCAGTATATTTCGTTTTTATCATGtacatcggtgtgtacgtagcAACCTTAAGAGAGAAAGACCTGGgcaatacaaaacatataataacaaTGATAATAACCCGTATTGAAAATACATTGTTACTTTGTTAACTTGTTTTAAGCCTTATGTATGTTCAGATAAAAACATATCTGAATAATTCACTTCATAATTACTAATGGAAGATCATAACTTGGCTATTTGGTTTCAGCGCGTGTAGTCTTCACTGCACAAAAATCTAAATATGTGCATCATAATTTATAGCAGTtctgccaaaattcattttaagcTGTAAAATATATAGGGTTTAATTTAACAATTTGTTAGTATTGTCATTATCAAAATGTCGCTCACTTTTAGtagttaacaaaatatttaaagctCTTCTTGGTTCGTGAATACAAAATATCCAACATTAATATAATCTTCCGTGTTTCAGTTAAGTAATCCAGTATGTCAAGACCTACgaccagtaattatataatgttcCGTGTTACAGTTAAGTTATCCAGTATGTCCAGTAATTATACAATGTTCCGTGTTTCAGTTAAGTTATCCAGTATGACCAGACCTACgaccagtaattatataatgttcCGTGTTTCGGTTAAGTTATCTAGTATGTCCAGACCCACGACCAGTAATTATACAATGTTCCGTGTTTCAGTTAAGTTATCCAGTTTGTCCAGACCCACGACCAGTAATTATACAATGTTCCGTGTTACAGTTAAGTTATCCAGTATGTCCAGACCCACgaccagtaattatataatgttcCGTGTTACAGTTAAGTTATCCAGTATGTCCAGACCCACgaccagtaattatataatgttcCGTGTTTCAGTTAAGTTATCCAGTATGTCCAGACCTACgaccagtaattatataatgttcCGTGTTTCAGTTAAGTTATCCAGTATGTCCAGACCTACgaccagtaattatataatgttcCGTGTTTCAGTTAAGTTATCCAGTATGTCCAGACCCACgaccagtaattatataatgttcCGTGTTTCAGTTAAGTTATCCAGTATGTCCAGACCCACgaccagtaattatataatgttcCGTGTTACAGTTAAGTTATCCAGTATGTCCAGACCCACgaccagtaattatataatgttcCGTGTTACAGTTAAGTTATCCACTATGTCCAGACCCACgaccagtaattatataatgttcCGTGTTACAGTTAAGTTATCCAGTATGTCCAGACCCACgaccagtaattatataatgttcCGTGTTTCAGTTAAGTTATCCAGTATGTCCAGACCCACGACCAGGACAAGCAAAAACAAGAAACAGAAACCACAAGCGAAGCAAGTAAAGGTTGTACGTCAAGAATCTTCACAAGGCAAAAGACCGGGAAGTAGCGAGAAACCAAAGAAATCCGCTAAATAAGGAATATTAGTGGTAGATGACGCCATTTATAGGACATCATAGTATTATCATAGCATGCCTTAAAATTGACTTCGTAACTTTAACATTTGTGCGGATACTCTTGTGACATTATTCACGATGTCTACATGTTTTAGCCATGACATGGTATATCTATTAACTATATTAGTTTGTTTTTTCTCGCCAAACACATGTCGTAATCTCTTATCCGTcctattaaatacatgtacgttttttattttatataatgctGATTATTTAGATTAAAATCATTACTTATTTATTGAAAAGATGGAgtcaatttgttttttgtttattattataacCACGTGAGGTCCGAGGAACTCTAAATATTTGAAGCTTCATGGATAACGAAATTAAATCACTCATCTTGCttacttattttaaaaatatcattcagAGAAAAATCTAATTTATGGCAATTGCGAAAATTCACGAAGTattactttttccaaaaaatatttcaataggACCGTTTGATGAATTATCCAAGGTTTGAACGGAATCGACTTCACGACACtttgaaatttgtcaataattCAAGATGGAAATACCTATATAATTATGCAACAATGAGAAATATCCCTGTAGTATTTTCTAAGACGTCGTGAGGgtaataaactttaaaatttcaaaatccgATATGCATGGCAGCCTAACTGTGATGTTTTCCCTGtttatcacaaaataaaatgtgcCAAACAATGGATCTAGAGAAAGCCCTTTCTTtgctttctaagaaatagcgatatcaaacttcaattatcattatcaaagaTGGCTGCATGTCggcaattttgataatgaataggtttcaaaatgacattaattaaccatagggcccaaggggagtttacatatgaaatttgagacggaTCCCTTCTGTATTTTCTGCACTTTCTACGAAATACAATTTGGACGGATGGGCCACAGACGATTTTAGATTTGAATAGCCCATTGGGCTAAATAAACCATCAGGCGAGCACCTACGTGGTTTTAGAATTAATTTGAATGTTGTGGAGATATAACACAGTATACGTGGCGATTTGTGATGAGAATTCACTCAGATTTTcgtgttatacatgtagctccatgACATATCAAATTTACTCAAGTTAAtcttaataattcaatttattatacaaactcttttgaaatttaaaaatataatattagaTTTACAGACAGTAAAACATTATACACAGTGTTATGAAATGGAGCTTTTATTCCTAATGAACATAGaataaacacatacatgtaactgtACAAAATGAAACGGTAAAAGAATGGttagaataaatatatcaatattattttaccTGTTATGTGTTCTTGCATATAATTAATCTGGATTAGAAAAGAATATTTCATTCAACTTCACCAGGTGGTCGCTTGTTATGTAATTCTTTTGATAAAActtataaaaacatataaactcatatttttatatattgcacataataaaaaaagcaaacgttcaaaattttaaattaccACATAATAATCAAAAGTTCAATTACTATCGATACAATAATGAAAACTTTTCCAGCGGCGTATATacaaaaatgtgttaaaataaaactataaaaatatatgaatatgcAGTATTGAACGCATTGGCATCATTAAATCAAAAAATATACAGAATGTATGGACACAACCGTTGCAGTCATTGCAACAAATGGACGTGTTTATAATCACAGATGAA
The Argopecten irradians isolate NY chromosome 9, Ai_NY, whole genome shotgun sequence DNA segment above includes these coding regions:
- the LOC138331323 gene encoding uncharacterized protein CXorf65-like; the encoded protein is MYEKTSNMPAVDEQTFIVVRYGDDESALFNPYCTSHTLTEWIRKKCHCEDDITIDLVDLEGQVKNLPTRPKDYASEMVTGRETYVLIRVERCNDGKFSYTSLLNNLAEVNPELSVKLSSMSRPTTRTSKNKKQKPQAKQVKVVRQESSQGKRPGSSEKPKKSAK